One genomic window of Garra rufa chromosome 24, GarRuf1.0, whole genome shotgun sequence includes the following:
- the fbxo15 gene encoding LOW QUALITY PROTEIN: F-box only protein 15 (The sequence of the model RefSeq protein was modified relative to this genomic sequence to represent the inferred CDS: substituted 1 base at 1 genomic stop codon): MSSQSAKTQRQVAGQPSIIKSTSMSSKQRKVALQHPPVYRMTSKRREKTRENSLERMPPEIILRILSHLDAGSLFCISFVNKHFHELSFSNAMWYQFYIRERTKKKKASQKDQLICDLGVVGVQEKPKGYWRNKFFKEISGLNVNNWRTKLQRIDPYSGLPRHTEEVIRLEIVSPEMFDWVQTQAVAGPLEDIHRVVYKPPLLCSLLEDDLSPQSEKLSISFIIFIXNINITVLVFRISDGYLPLQVISEDNRSPNTQLIGDVSLPWRTEALHGTIKDCCMINLTVWDEAKQPFWCVSAPVVMTEASRDTVSYDFDAGNFSILYQDSEGRVKMRLKQMEYEEQYFVVNLVLYIAVSKVNKHFGKDY, translated from the exons ATGTCTTCGCAATCCGCGAAGACCCAGAGGCAAGTTGCTGGGCAGCCTTCAATTATTAAATCAACATCCATGTCCAG tAAACAAAGAAAAGTGGCTCTACAACATCCACCAGTCTACAGAATGACATCCAAACGAAGAGAAAAGACTCGTGAAAACTCTTTAGAAAG GATGCCACCAGAGATCATTCTCAGAATTCTCTCTCATTTGGATGCTGGATCTCTTTTCTGCATTAGTTTTGTCAACAAGCACTTCCATGAACTGTCCTTCAGCAA TGCTATGTGGTATCAGTTTTACATCCGTGAACGTACCAAAAAGAAGAAAGCCAGTCAAAAAGACCAGTTGATATGTGATCTTGGTGTGGTGGGTGTGCAGGAGAAGCCAAAGGGATATTGGAGAAACAAGTTCTTCAAAGAAATTTCCGGCCTGAATGTGAACAACTGGAGAACAAAACTACAACGCATTGACCCTTATTCAGGACTGCCGCGACATACAGAGGAAGTCATAAGGTTAGAGATT gtttctccagaaatgtttgattgggttcaaaccCAGGCCGTGGCTGGGCCACTcgaggacattcacagagttgtctataaaccaCCTTTGCTGTGTTCACTGTTGGAAGACGACCTTTCTcctcagtctgag aaattgagtatatcatttattatatttatttaaaacataaatattactgtacttgtttttagg ATTTCTGATGGTTATCTTCCACTGCAAGTGATCAGTGAGGATAATAGGTCCCCAAATACTCAGTTGATTGGAGATGTCAGCTTGCCTTGGAGGACTGAAGCTTTACATGGAACTATTAAG GACTGTTGCATGATCAACCTCACTGTATGGGATGAAGCCAAGCAGCCTTTTTGGTGTGTCAGCGCTCCAGTTGTGATGACAGAAGCAAGTCGGGACACGGTATCTTATGATTTTGATGCCGGGAATTTCTCCATCCTATACCAAGACTCAGAGGGGAGGGTGAAGATGAGGCTTAAGCAGATGGAGTATGAGGAACAGTATTTTGTGGTTAATCTAGTGCTTTACATAGCTGTCTCCAAAGTCAATAAGCACTTTGGGAAAGATTATTGA
- the cbln2b gene encoding cerebellin-2b produces the protein MVPAACPGPFAMLALAFLLGCGIGLCLGQNDTEPIVLEGKCLVVCDSNPSSDGGVTSSLGISVRSGSAKVAFSAVRGTNHEPSEMSNTSMTIYFDQVLVNIGNHFDLKASVFTAPRRGIYSFSFHVVKVYNRQTIQVNLMQNEYPVISAFAGDQDVTREAASNGVLLMVEREDRVYLKLERGNLMGGWKYSTFSGFLVFPL, from the exons ATGGTGCCAGCAGCCTGTCCCGGACCCTTTGCCATGCTGGCTCTCGCCTTTCTCCTGGGATGTGGCATAGGGCTCTGTCTGGGCCAGAATGACACGGAGCCCATCGTTCTGGAGGGAAAGTGTCTGGTGGTCTGCGACTCCAACCCCTCTTCCGACGGAGGAGTCACCTCTTCGCTTGGGATATCTGTGCGTTCCGGCAGCGCCAAAGTGGCTTTTTCGGCCGTCAGAGGGACAAACCACGAACCTTCGGAGATGAGCAACACCTCCATGACCATCTATTTTGACCAG GTCTTAGTAAACATTGGCAATCATTTCGACCTGAAAGCGAGTGTGTTTACCGCACCACGGAGAGGAATATACAGTTTCAGCTTTCATGTGGTCAAGGTCTACAACAGACAAACCATACAG GTTAACCTGATGCAGAACGAGTACCCGGTCATATCTGCTTTTGCTGGGGATCAGGATGTCACACGGGAGGCGGCGAGTAACGGAGTTCTACTGATGGTGGAACGCGAGGATCGAGTCTATCTCAAGTTGGAACGAGGGAATCTAATGGGCGGATGGAAATACTCCACGTTCTCTGGATTTTTAGTCTTTCCTCTTTAA